TTGTCTAAGCCAATACATAGTCATGACATCTTTGCCTTTTAAAGAAAAGTAAAGTCAAGTTCATGCTGACCTGCACCACAGTCGAGTAATCCGCAGCCATCTGGACTGTGACGTCAGCCTGTATCCCTGCGGCTGCGAACTGCCTGTTGATGCTTGGGATCCCGGTGGCGACGCGGGCGCTGTACCTGTACTGGTACTCCAAGCCCGGTTGCAGGGCCTGGCACGCCCCTGGTAAAAGCCACACATTTTAGTTACAAGACAAAGCACATGCCAATATTATTTGTCTCTAATTGTGATGATGTTGCAAAGATGGTTAATGACAACAgtgcaatattatcataattagctgTATCGAATCTATGTAAGACAAACTAATACAGATTCTCTTTTGTATTATACTATCGACAAATGGTGTTTTGA
This portion of the Penaeus vannamei isolate JL-2024 unplaced genomic scaffold, ASM4276789v1 unanchor4570, whole genome shotgun sequence genome encodes:
- the LOC138861319 gene encoding hemolymph clottable protein-like (The sequence of the model RefSeq protein was modified relative to this genomic sequence to represent the inferred CDS: added 121 bases not found in genome assembly); translated protein: MKALILLLLGACQALQPGLEYQYRYSARVATGIPSINRQFAAAGIQADVTVQMAADYSTVVQFSNIEVGDLNKVLDCDLRAPLPLEYHPLEDYVDLLEKPFR